One Natator depressus isolate rNatDep1 chromosome 3, rNatDep2.hap1, whole genome shotgun sequence DNA segment encodes these proteins:
- the FSAF1 gene encoding 40S small subunit processome assembly factor 1 isoform X2, producing the protein MKRRPGRCPQEEEEEVAAAAAARCCLLDAVLGSLYDLGEEPLVKNEKKKIQKENVENKMGSEPSRTVMEDRAACPDSAIPGKRKSASSFFEKLKNEMHHDSVDSKRSTPETSGSNAVSPEPTQQGKTTEVEVVTFHGRNKKKKPKVELTQDSVSKTKMAIPEKNVAGQEFNLEKARLEVHRFGITGYEKKEQRILEQERAIMLGAKPPKKEYLNYKIYQQKIKEKKTVKKEDHSMEYKSDSIKKKKKKGQEQRKSKKKKSAASILPTGQVGKFTNGTLILRGSDLKKIKSSKAVK; encoded by the exons ATGAAGCGGCGCCCGGGCCGGTGCccgcaggaggaggaggaggaagtggcgGCGGCTGCGGCTGCGCGCTGCTGTCTGCTGGACGCGGTGCTCGGCTCCCTGTATGATCTCG GAGAAGAGCCGttagttaaaaatgaaaagaaaaagatccAGAAGGAAAATGTGGAGAACAAGATGGGGTCAGAACCTTCCAGAACAGTAATGGAAGATAGAGCTGCGTGTCCTGATTCAGCAATCCCAGGCAAAAGGAAAAGTGCTTCCAGTTTCTTTGAAAAACTAAAAAATGAGATGCATCATGACTCTGTTGATTCAAAACGATCAACCCCAGAAACCAGCGGTTCTAATGCTGTGTCACCCGAACCTACGCAACAGGGAAAGACCACAGAGGTGGAAGTTGTGACATTTCATGGTCGGAATAAAAAGAAGAAACCTAAAGTGGAACTCACTCAGGACAGTGTTTCAAAG aCAAAGATGGCTATTCCAGAGAAAAATGTGGCTGGACAAGAATTTAACTTAGAAAAA GCCCGTCTGGAAGTACACAGGTTTGGAATCACTGGATATGAAAAGAAAGAACAGCGGATATTGGAACAAGAACGTGCCATCATGCTGGGAGCCAAG CCTCCCAAAAAGGAATATTTGAACTACAAGATTTATCAACAGAAAATTAAAGAGAAGAAAACAGTGAAGAAAGAGGATCATAGTATG gaatatAAATCTGATTCTatcaagaaaaagaagaaaaaaggtcaGGAGCAGAG gaaatccaaaaagaaaaaatcagCAGCCAGTATTTTGCCAACAGGACAGGTTGGAAAATTTACAAATGGGACCTTGATTCTTAGAGGTAGTGACCTAAAGAAAATTAAATCATCAAAAGCGGTTAAATGA